In a genomic window of Asticcacaulis sp.:
- a CDS encoding MFS transporter: protein MSANPQTLPVAARWGLASLSLSMLMPSLDTSIANVGLPTLAEAFGATFEEVRWVVIAYLIAITAVIVSAGRLGDLFGRRRLLLTGIALFTLTSLLCGTAPTLSWLIAVRAAQGLGAAIMMALTIAMVSETVPPARTGSAMGMLGTMSAIGTSLGPSLGGALITALGWEAIFLINVPLGILNLWLAWRYLPADHISPKAASQGLDMGGTLLLVITLAAYALALTTARPGLASISLLSVAILAAGAFIYAETRAAFPLVRLAMFRDPALSVSLTVSTLIASVMMATLVIGPFYLSRTLGLDPINVGLVMSVGPVLSALSGVVAGRLVDRFGASTMVAAGLFAMMSGAVGLAVLPAPFGVAGYIAAIALLTPGYQLTQAANNTALMTGVPADQKGVVSGMLSLSRNLGLITGTALMGAVFALASGTDITTAPPEAVAGGMKVTFLMAAVLMLAALVMAVRTSRLARKQPA from the coding sequence ATGTCAGCCAATCCGCAGACCCTGCCGGTCGCCGCACGCTGGGGACTCGCCAGCCTGTCCCTGTCCATGCTGATGCCGTCCCTCGACACCAGCATCGCCAATGTCGGCCTGCCCACCCTGGCCGAGGCATTCGGCGCCACCTTCGAGGAAGTGCGCTGGGTCGTGATCGCCTATCTGATCGCCATCACCGCCGTCATTGTCAGCGCCGGACGGCTGGGCGACCTGTTCGGCCGGCGGCGCCTGCTGCTGACCGGCATCGCGCTGTTCACCCTGACCTCACTGCTATGCGGAACCGCCCCTACGCTCTCATGGCTGATCGCCGTGCGCGCCGCGCAAGGGTTGGGCGCGGCCATCATGATGGCGCTGACCATCGCCATGGTCAGCGAAACCGTACCGCCGGCCCGGACCGGCAGCGCCATGGGAATGCTGGGCACCATGTCCGCCATCGGCACATCGCTTGGGCCCTCGCTGGGCGGCGCCCTGATCACGGCGCTTGGCTGGGAAGCCATCTTCCTGATCAATGTGCCATTGGGGATATTGAACCTCTGGCTGGCTTGGCGTTACCTGCCGGCAGATCATATCTCGCCAAAAGCGGCATCCCAGGGCCTCGACATGGGCGGCACACTGCTGCTCGTCATCACCCTGGCGGCCTACGCCCTGGCCCTGACGACAGCCCGTCCCGGTCTGGCCAGTATCAGCCTGCTGAGCGTTGCTATCCTGGCCGCCGGCGCCTTCATATACGCCGAAACCCGCGCGGCCTTTCCCCTGGTTCGGCTGGCGATGTTCCGCGATCCGGCCCTGAGCGTCAGCCTCACGGTCAGCACATTGATCGCCAGCGTCATGATGGCGACCCTGGTCATCGGGCCGTTCTATCTGTCCCGCACACTCGGCCTTGATCCCATAAATGTCGGACTGGTGATGTCGGTGGGGCCCGTCCTGTCCGCACTGAGCGGCGTCGTGGCCGGCCGGTTGGTGGATCGTTTCGGGGCATCGACCATGGTCGCCGCCGGCTTGTTCGCCATGATGTCCGGCGCTGTGGGCCTGGCCGTTCTGCCGGCCCCGTTTGGCGTCGCCGGCTATATCGCCGCCATCGCCCTGCTCACACCCGGTTATCAACTCACCCAGGCGGCCAATAATACCGCCCTGATGACGGGTGTGCCGGCCGATCAGAAGGGCGTGGTTTCGGGCATGCTCAGCCTGTCGCGCAATCTGGGCCTTATCACCGGCACCGCCTTGATGGGGGCCGTTTTCGCCCTGGCATCCGGAACGGATATCACGACCGCGCCACCGGAAGCAGTGGCCGGCGGCATGAAGGTCACCTTTCTGATGGCAGCCGTCCTGATGTTAGCGGCCCTGGTCATGGCGGTGCGGACCTCAAGGCTTGCCCGCAAGCAACCGGCATGA
- a CDS encoding enoyl-CoA hydratase encodes MSDISSHFDNGVLTLRLNRPPKKNALTKAMYTALTEELAQASENEAVRVVVISAEGSDFCAGNDILDFAQDLPLYQDDGVDHDDMPVFRFLKALTFFDKPLIAAVQGQAVGVGVTLLLHCDLVVATDDIRLSLPFLKLGLVPEAGSTLLLPERIGHARAFAWMALGEVIGAEDAQKLGLVNSIVSRDGLDAAAQAMAQKLVKLSLSSLRHTKAFMRDPEKLWQVIQAEGAVFRRQLTSPEAQAAFMAFLSK; translated from the coding sequence ATGAGCGATATTTCAAGCCATTTCGATAACGGCGTGCTGACGCTCAGGCTCAACCGCCCGCCTAAGAAGAACGCCCTGACCAAGGCCATGTATACCGCTCTGACGGAAGAACTGGCGCAGGCCTCTGAAAATGAGGCGGTGCGCGTGGTGGTAATATCGGCCGAGGGGAGCGATTTCTGCGCCGGCAACGACATCCTCGATTTCGCGCAGGATTTGCCACTTTATCAGGACGACGGCGTCGACCATGATGATATGCCGGTTTTCCGGTTCCTGAAGGCCCTTACATTTTTTGACAAACCACTCATCGCTGCGGTTCAGGGGCAGGCGGTAGGCGTTGGCGTCACCCTGCTGCTGCATTGCGATCTGGTGGTGGCGACGGACGATATCCGCCTGAGCCTGCCTTTCCTCAAGCTGGGCCTTGTGCCGGAGGCCGGCTCGACCCTGCTTTTACCCGAACGCATCGGCCACGCACGCGCCTTTGCCTGGATGGCGCTGGGCGAGGTGATCGGCGCCGAAGACGCCCAAAAGCTAGGTCTGGTCAACAGCATTGTATCGCGTGACGGACTGGACGCCGCCGCCCAGGCCATGGCGCAAAAACTGGTGAAGCTGTCCCTCTCCAGCCTGCGACACACCAAGGCGTTCATGCGTGATCCGGAAAAGCTGTGGCAGGTGATCCAGGCCGAGGGGGCCGTTTTTCGCCGGCAACTGACGAGCCCGGAAGCGCAGGCCGCCTTCATGGCCTTCCTGTCAAAATAG
- a CDS encoding LysR family transcriptional regulator has protein sequence MSHPDLNLLVTLDVLLTEGSVARAAKRLRLSPSAMSRALARLRETTGDPLLVRAGRGLVPTPRALELREQTGRLVEAVEAVLRPAEGLDLRRLERTFTLRNREGFVETFGAAILARVNAEAPGVRLHFLPKPDKDSSALRDGRVDLETGVIGGDTGPELRAQALFRDRFIGVVRHDHPLNAGDMTAARYAAGRHILISRRGADRGPVDAALEPLGLKREIAVMVGSFSEALALARVSDLIACVPERYTQHLREGLHSFPLPVSVPEIRVSLLWHPRMDADPTHRWLRDCIRTVCAG, from the coding sequence ATGTCTCATCCCGATCTCAACCTGCTTGTCACTCTCGATGTGCTGCTGACCGAAGGCAGCGTGGCGCGTGCCGCCAAAAGGCTGCGACTAAGCCCCTCCGCCATGAGCCGTGCCCTGGCCCGGTTGCGGGAAACGACCGGTGATCCGTTGCTGGTACGCGCCGGGCGTGGTCTGGTGCCCACGCCGCGGGCACTGGAACTGCGCGAACAGACCGGGCGACTGGTGGAAGCAGTTGAAGCCGTCCTGCGACCGGCCGAGGGGCTGGACCTGAGACGCTTGGAACGGACCTTCACGCTGCGAAACCGGGAAGGGTTTGTCGAGACCTTTGGTGCCGCCATCCTGGCGCGGGTAAACGCGGAGGCACCGGGCGTGCGGTTGCACTTTCTGCCCAAGCCGGACAAGGACAGTTCGGCCCTGCGCGATGGCCGCGTCGATCTGGAAACCGGCGTCATCGGCGGCGATACGGGGCCGGAGTTGCGCGCGCAGGCTTTGTTTCGTGACCGCTTTATTGGCGTGGTGCGCCACGATCATCCTTTGAATGCGGGAGACATGACCGCCGCGCGTTATGCGGCCGGACGGCATATCCTGATTTCACGCCGGGGCGCGGACCGGGGACCAGTCGACGCCGCACTTGAACCACTCGGTCTCAAGCGCGAAATTGCGGTGATGGTCGGCAGCTTTTCGGAGGCCCTGGCCCTGGCCCGCGTCTCGGACCTGATTGCCTGTGTGCCCGAACGCTATACGCAGCATCTGCGCGAAGGTCTGCACAGTTTCCCCCTGCCGGTTTCCGTGCCGGAGATCCGGGTGTCATTGCTGTGGCATCCGCGCATGGACGCCGATCCCACACATCGCTGGCTGCGGGACTGCATCCGCACGGTTTGCGCCGGATAA